Proteins encoded in a region of the Nitrospirota bacterium genome:
- a CDS encoding tRNA-dihydrouridine synthase has translation MSFWQSLTGPVIGMAPMDGVTDATFRHTVAIHGHADVSFTEFTHVHDVCRGPEFLLDSLIYNEAERPIVAQLYGKDPDLFYQAAHAVCELGFDGLDINMGCPSRSVASSGSGAGLIRTPDVAHAIMQAARRGIADWAAGQTLEGAGLKQSRVAAFERMNEQRQNARPLVRRTIPLSVKTRLGYDVVVVDRWIEHLLMEQPAVISLHGRTLEQMYRGEADWAAIARAAEIARGSGTLLFGNGDVHSLQDVVRRVRDTGVDGVLVGRAVLGAPWFFRQKEDARMLLQQQLPGRGPEPVVPPLDVRFEMLLDHARRFEAVSGTGQFRRMRKHLGWYCKGFPHAASLRANMVRVSSVVDVEQVLADFRMTCMSLEEGPEQISLEPLASIESSSAL, from the coding sequence ATGAGTTTTTGGCAATCGCTCACGGGACCGGTGATCGGGATGGCGCCCATGGACGGGGTCACCGATGCCACGTTTCGCCATACCGTGGCGATACATGGCCATGCAGACGTCTCCTTCACGGAGTTCACGCATGTGCATGACGTCTGCCGTGGGCCGGAGTTTTTGCTGGATTCCCTCATCTATAACGAGGCGGAGCGACCGATCGTCGCGCAGCTCTATGGGAAAGACCCGGACCTCTTTTATCAGGCTGCCCATGCAGTCTGTGAGTTGGGGTTCGACGGATTGGATATCAACATGGGCTGTCCCTCGCGCAGTGTCGCCTCATCCGGCTCAGGCGCGGGGCTGATTCGAACGCCGGACGTGGCCCATGCGATCATGCAGGCCGCTCGACGAGGGATTGCCGATTGGGCGGCCGGACAGACCCTGGAGGGTGCGGGACTCAAGCAGAGTCGAGTGGCGGCCTTCGAGCGGATGAACGAGCAGCGGCAGAACGCTCGCCCGCTTGTCCGCCGGACGATTCCGTTATCCGTCAAGACACGCCTCGGCTACGATGTCGTCGTCGTCGATCGTTGGATCGAACATCTCCTCATGGAGCAGCCAGCCGTGATCTCCCTGCATGGACGTACCCTGGAGCAAATGTATCGAGGGGAAGCAGATTGGGCTGCCATTGCGCGGGCGGCAGAGATTGCGCGGGGCAGCGGGACCCTGCTGTTTGGAAACGGCGACGTGCATAGTCTCCAGGACGTGGTCCGTCGTGTCCGGGATACCGGGGTCGATGGGGTGTTGGTTGGGCGCGCCGTGCTCGGGGCCCCCTGGTTTTTTCGGCAGAAAGAGGACGCGCGAATGTTGCTTCAGCAGCAGCTGCCTGGCCGGGGGCCTGAGCCGGTGGTGCCGCCACTCGACGTGCGGTTCGAGATGTTGCTCGATCATGCCAGACGGTTCGAAGCGGTGAGCGGGACGGGGCAGTTTCGGCGGATGCGTAAACACCTGGGGTGGTACTGCAAAGGGTTCCCTCATGCCGCCTCACTCCGGGCCAACATGGTCCGAGTCTCGTCGGTCGTCGATGTGGAGCAAGTGCTCGCTGATTTTCGCATGACCTGTATGAGTCTTGAGGAAGGCCCTGAGCAGATCTCGCTCGAACCCCTAGCCTCCATTGAGTCCTCTTCGGCGTTGTAA
- a CDS encoding Maf family protein translates to MSLILASTSPRRRELLALLGVPFHVASPSFEELLVSGLTAIEQVQSFAQGKAQSVARLAPEEIVLGSDTVIELDHHVLGKPADLVEARAMLRRLAGRDHRVLTAVALVCSAPAMDVVALSAAVVRMKPFDERLHEHYLGTRESLGKAGAYSIQGAGGDLIDSIAGDFPTVVGLPLRLVAQLLAQAGVSLPVDLEELYAAKPYANWARFSV, encoded by the coding sequence ATGTCACTCATCCTGGCTTCAACCTCACCGCGCCGTCGCGAGTTGCTCGCATTGCTGGGCGTCCCCTTCCACGTCGCGAGCCCATCGTTCGAGGAGTTGCTGGTGTCCGGTCTCACCGCGATCGAGCAGGTGCAGTCTTTCGCGCAGGGTAAAGCGCAGTCGGTCGCGAGGCTCGCGCCAGAAGAGATCGTGTTGGGGAGCGATACGGTCATCGAGCTGGATCATCACGTGCTCGGGAAGCCGGCTGACCTTGTGGAGGCCCGAGCGATGCTCAGGCGCCTGGCCGGCCGTGACCATCGAGTCCTCACGGCGGTTGCGCTGGTCTGTTCAGCTCCTGCGATGGACGTGGTCGCACTCTCCGCAGCGGTCGTCCGGATGAAGCCCTTCGATGAACGACTGCATGAGCACTATCTGGGGACCAGAGAAAGTTTGGGGAAGGCCGGCGCCTATTCGATTCAGGGAGCAGGCGGAGACCTGATCGATTCCATTGCTGGCGATTTTCCCACCGTGGTTGGCCTGCCGCTTCGTCTGGTTGCCCAGTTGCTGGCGCAAGCCGGCGTCAGCCTGCCGGTCGATCTTGAGGAACTGTATGCTGCCAAGCCCTACGCCAACTGGGCTCGCTTCTCGGTCTGA